The DNA sequence tcaatTGGAGGACTGaagttttacataatgctgactcagttggatgttttgcaactgagcactgtctctctATCATACTTGCTGACtctctgtcagcacagtaaccagtctgttttcttttggaggtctgataaggagcacacttctgtaaactgcCTTACAATGTCACATACTGTAtctgttttttaaaggaaactATGTCCTTTCAAGAATAAGAAGCACATGCTGAAGGAACATCAAAGATATTTAATGTGCATGTACGATGCTGAAATTGGGCACCAAGTCTACATAAACAATCCAAAATTTGGGCATGTTTTCTAGCCTACATATAAATATTTGGTATTGATTGAACAGACAGGTTTTCACACACTTTGCGCATTCATTAAAGGCAGAATTATGCTACATCAGGGGTGGCACGACAGCTACAGATGTGGTGGGGCCAAATTTGTATGACCTTTTCAGACTAGGGGGAATGCTCCccctggggggaaaaaatgcacacatgtgAGACAATTTTCTGATTTTTGATGCACTCAAGAGGCTTGGAAAGTGCCATTAATTAGTTATTGCAAGCTCTGCAGAGATCAACTTAGGTTCTTTAGGTTATTTATCAcaaactgttgtaaaatatgCAATGATATCTAATGAACTCATGCATACATGCCCTACTTAAAAGCCAGCATGGAATAAAACCAAAATTGCATTTATAGTACATTGTGTTAATTGAAAATCtcattttgtcctgttttttcttaaatcttCTTATTTTTTACCAGTGAggatgttgtgttgtgttaagaGTGATGTCAGAGCCCTGCTGTGTCCTGTGATGTGTATGTGGGTGGCAGTtaagcattgcttcagtatagcctacatcctgctgtataaatgggagCAATTATGCTATGTAATAAGTTGCGTGAGTCGCTcgggataagagtgtctgctaaatgactaattAAATTCAATGCAGCGTAGCATCTCTCCCGCACAGCGCACTGCAGAAAGTGCAGTGGCGCCCCTGGAAACTGGGTTGGATTAAACTAAATATAGctattatcagtgggtgtggtgcagctgCATTTGTTAATAGTTAAACAATTACCTCTTTTCATCCCATTTTACAGAGCCATGAGCATTACGGAGCATTTCCGTAGTCTATCGCTGTACTGGAAGAGGAGAATAATGACAAACTATTCATATGTTTCTCACAAGATGTTCTTTTGCAGGAAGTGCACAATTGtgctgtcacttttttttttttcaaaaattgagttCGAATCTCATAAATACTAGAAATAAATTTTACTTCGTTCTAATTTTCTTCCCTTAGAATTAGAACATTGCTTAAACATTTATTATGGGTTATCTGTAATTTCCCATGAATAGCTTTAAATGATCcaagaaaaatgacaacagtatctttaagtatttattaaacaaaataaaaccaagcaAGTGACTTGGTGTCgctcaaaagaaataaaaaattataacacGATTCCAGCATTAATAGGCTACACAACGAAGGCATGGCTTAACTGAACTGACATTGCTCGTAGACGTTGCTCTGCTATGAAACAGCAAGTCTATCCCCACGCGGCATGACAATGAACAATAATGGACAAATCTGcctttttctctgcttctcGTATTTAtacaaagtcaaattggacagcatatgatccacaaAAACAGTAGATTGCCTTTTTGAATAGGCCTAGACCGTATAAAAAGCGCACGGAAAGCCCCTGAATTTTAATGGGACGTATTTCCCAGTGGGAAACTAAACAATTATCTACTGcgtatataaaataaatgtcttccGGCGAGAGCGCGGCGGGAATGCCGTGTTTGGTGTAAATCCTGGATAATGATTTCATgaccatcccgccaagttacgccttggcgggggcatgccccatacctacagcctacatatagcctacatagacgccgcattggcctTTGGATCGTACGTTAACGTCGCCGTTATATTTGTACAGGCAAGACGGGcctgtaaacaaatacaagtaaacgggggagctgcggtttttctggataaaaagcactataacgtttacatttctcaaccgttTTCAATTAGTcgttttatattcaagggtttatgatctacgtggagtacaaaaaaaaaaagttttatctccaaTTACTAAGttagaatctcgatagttaggctataatcgctgctagacgAGACGCCACAATAATTTTAACatggcaagctggctagaaaagtaatgcatgtattattcattttagctgaaacgtttttcatttgaaaaagctTGCTTTCTTGctatttgcttgctagctaacttgagtacgattgtaagcatcaaataaccttgattgtaaggctagctttgcttgttagctacctaccactgttttcttgcaagtcgtgttttgattttaaaCGAATTCAACTGAACATCTCTTTCTATGGCTCTGCTAGGGTGTACTTGCTGTCTAGTTTGAGGATACAATACACACTCCGTGTCAGCAGATGGCGGTATGCACGTAatcatgaaatgcattaaaaccgAAGAAGAAGCACACGGAATTTAGCAGTAGCCTGGGAAACTTGAAGTTGTATATGTGGCTTGAAAACAAGGGTCGTGGTcgtaaaaagaataataatgaaatgcacaCCATATATTGTGATCGCTCGTCTTTCGTATAATGAAGTGATGTAGCCGAAAATGTGAAAGATTTTCCTGGCTTGTTGCACTTTCtcgcaatgttttttttattgcatattcctgaatgctagctagctatgcaATTCAAAACAAGTGCGCACGAATACGAGCATAGTTAGAAAAAGCATGCTATTCATCATAAAGCGATTAACATTTGTGGTGTCTGGCTCATGTCAAAGTATGTTAAGACGTAACGTTTTATTATGCAAAAGAGCGTGTACTCGACCACTTGACTCCAGACTGGTCTTGGGCATAGAAACTAGCTGTGATGACACAGGAGCCGCTGTTATGGACGAAACTGGCCGGATACTTGGGGAGTCTTCACATACCCAGAAAGATGTGCACTTAAAGTAGGTATTTGTTTGTATAGGTCCATCagcatttattatgaaaaatgagtcattcattttgtgtacattttaaacCTGACCTCCGTGCTAATAAATGttatcacattgaaaaaaagttttcttcaCTAAGAATTCTTTCAGAACAGGGGGAATTATTCCTGTGGTCGCCCAGAGACTGCACAAAGAGAACATCGCTCGCGTCGTCCAAGAAGCCCTCGACAAGAGCGGAATTGCGCCAAGAGATCTGTCTGCCGTGGCGACCACAGTGAAGCCTGGTCTTGCCCTGAGCCTAGGAATTGGTCTGCAATACAGTTTGAACTTTATTCAGGAGCACAAGATGCCCTTCATCCCCATCCACCATATGGAGGCCCATGCTCTAACAGTCAGGATGATCCAGTCGGTGCCATTTCCATTTCTGGTTCTGTTAATCTCAGGAGGACACTGCCTCCTGGCTGTGGCCAGAGACATCGATGACTTTCTCCTCTTGGGACAGGCATTGGATGAAGCACCAGGAGACACATTAGATAAGGTTAGGTGCAGTACAACtgtaacaattttttatttttattttttgttaattgtaatGTCCCCATTTGTTCGGATTTGCAGGTAGCAAGAAGATTGTCTCTCGTGAAACATCCGAAGTGCTCCACTTTGAGCGGGGGACAAGCTATCGAGCTGATGGCCCAAGAGGGCAACAGGCTAAAGTTCCACTTTAAGTCTCCCATGGGGCAGCATTATGATTGCAATTTCTCTTTCGCTGGTTTCCGAAACCAGGTAACACAGGTGATAAGCAAAAAAGAGGAGGATCAaggtaaaattattattcacaCCATACATTGATATCAAATTAACACTTAAATAGTTTTGATCTTTGAACCACTTGGATATTTCCACCTTTTGTAGCATGCTCTGAATCCAGCAACTTGTGCATGGGCTAGTCTGCTTTCCAGACTGACACATGATGTTGCAGTGTAAGAACGTACAGTTGTGATGGAATATTCCAAAACAGATTGAGTTTGGCACCAAATAAACGTGGTGCAGTTGAGGTTTGCCCCCTGTGTTATATTAGGATTAAAGATTAAAGGTATActgtgcaggatttttaccttgaaaatataaaataatcatgctaaggcatatctatgatgcactggcaatctctgtctttagacacttttgccaaatttgtgCTCCTTTACCTGATTTTGTTATTGGTATGGTTGGTTCAGCAACCCACCGCCTGTTCTCTTGCATacttcttattttctttctgcctaAATTTCTGCACACTGCTCCTCCTACACCTCTTAAGCTATAATTGCCATTCCAACTTATTTAGCTTGGTTCAGAGCGATGTGCTAGTTCAAAGCTTTTTGAAATTCCAAACAGTTTCCCAAAGTTTTTTGGGAAACAATTATCATAGAGAATGAATAGGGAATGGAAAGTAAATTGGAAAATGTTGAGCCATAGTACTTGTGATGCTTTTTCAGCCAATAAGGCACATAGTGTAAATTGAAAAGATGCCATTTTGTGACTGTGAAGCAAGCCAAGGCTTAACACCATAGCAGCCATCTTTCCAGGCCAGTGCAACTTACAGAAATACAGTACATGGAACTAAGGAGcctagcccaaatcatgaaaaacagccccaggcctAGGGTTGTTTAGATACTTTCGGTCATGTGGTGTATTACAGAAATTCCACAGGGCATTAAAGAAAaattggtattttaaaaatactaagAAACAACTCTTACTACTAAGAGTGTCCTTAACACTGAGAGACTAAATCTATGGTAATTTGCTTTTGATTTACAGGTATCCAGCCGGGGGAGATACTCTCATGTGTGAGTGACATAGCTGCAGCGGCTCAGTACACAGTGGCCTCTCACATTGCCAAGCGCACCCATCGAGCTATCCTTTTTTGCAAAGCAAAAGGGCTGTTACCTCAAAACAGCCCATCTCTGGTGAGACAATTTTTCatatctttttccttttttatttgttgaccTGTGTCATATAAGGTGCACaactgtatttttcatttactgtttaGTATACAACTGTATTTTGTAGCTCCATTTTTAGAAATCCAAATAACTAATGATTCCAGTAGGTGCATTGTTCAGTGTCATTAAATATGGACATGTTATCATTGGAAAGGGTCCCTATTTACCCAATGCTTAAAAAGTGCAATGTTTCTTGAACCATTTCCTTTCCAGGTAGTATCTGGAGGAGTGGCCTGCAATCAGTATATTAGAAAGACTTTGCAAATTGTCACAGATGCAACCGGATTGGATTTACACTGTCCCCCAGCAAAGTTGTGCACTGACAATGGAGTCATGATTGCATGGTAAGTCaatgaaatgtacttttttaaagtCTGCATAAACCATAGAGATCCCACCTCCAgtatgttttctttctcttttgtctGCAGGAATGGGGTTGAAAAGCTAAGAAAAGGAAAGGGGATAGTGGCACACACTGCTAATATCAGATATGAACCTAAGTAAGTCTCAGGCCCCCTTGGGCCACtggttcctggagatctgctgccCTGTagtttttcactccaaccctaacaaagcacacctcattcaacagctagagatcttgttgagctgctaattagtagaatcaggtgtgccaaattagggctgaaatgaaaagcacacaggctggtagatctccaggaacatggttgggaaccactgccttGGACCGACAATGAGATTTTGGTGGATTTACTTTGCATGGCCTTCAGTTGATTGGAAAATATTGCTTACAGTCTTGTGTATATAGTGCCCATGTTAAACCAGTGAACACAGGGGTATGAGAACCTGACTTGAAGCAGTAGAGGGTGAGGTTTTGAGcgctgtgttttgtgttccagGGCACCTTTCGGCACAGACATAACTGGGCAGGTGAAGGAGGCGGAGATTAAAGTACCACCATTAAAACTGAAGATAAGccaatgaaaattttttttttgtgtgtggtttttatctttcatatgtaaataaaaattgatgcacagaaatacatgtttaGCTCATTTACATACTTGTGACTTTTGCTACAAGAAGACCTCCATATTCAACACTCTGACATAAAAACTGTTCCAAGCGATTACTTTAAGGGATGGGGTTAGAAGTTGTAGCAAGTCAGTTAGGCAGACAGGTTAATATGAAACTATGGCATGAAAATATGAtgtagccaaaataaataaaaataatatatttattggtGTGGtaagaaaaacatatttgacctctgaaaaataaaatgtatttttaatatattgcacagaaTAAACACATATATGATTgcaagcatttttattttgctggaaaaaataaatggactCCAATGGGGAAATTGCACTGAATTTGTTCAGTGGGAAATTGGCTTTTTGAACGCAAATCACCAGAGGGCGACATTATATCCGGTGGTGAGgttgagaactttttttttttacaactttatttaaacttcaagaattacattttcaataagTATAgcttatatttaaaaacagtattGAATATTACAATAGAATCTTCAAGTAGATAACAAAAGCATcatcaaaagtttaaaaatattaatacactgaaaaaaaaactgactttgTCTTAatttccatgcatttaaaaattaaaattggaTGCTCAGGGGAGAAGAGCTGAGAACTGAAAGGTGGCCCCTTGGATTGTAAACGTGTACTTTGGTGACGTTCGCCAGGCTCAAGGTCTGTACGGAAGCAGAAATCAGGACAAGTAGTTTTCATGCTCGGACGCGAAAGGCTCATAATGCAACCTTAATGTTTATCTATAAGTAAGAAGTCGCGTTGCAGTATACCTTGTTAGCTGGTTGGGTAACCGCATGGGTAACTAGCTTAAAAGCATACTTTGATAATATTAACTCCCTGCAACATATAGCAAGCTAACGCTAGATAACAGGCTAGCTACATGCTCTTCTGCGCAATACGATAATGAAAGCCGTTATTCTGGCCGCGGGCTACGGAACACGATTGCAGAGAGATGTCGAAAATGATACAACCGGAAAGTTCCAACACCTCATCGGAATCCCCAAACCGATGCTTCCTGTGGGAAACGGTGCTTTAATATCTCACTGGGTTAATGCATTTAACACAAGTGGGTGTGTGGATACCATCTTTGTTGTCGTGAGTATATAGCATCTCAGTCATTAGCAAATACTTAGTGATGCAAATTGGATCAAGTCAAACAGCTCACCCCTTCACAGCCCCCTAACTATTATCGGATCCAGATGCAATACAATAGAGCACCCATGCAATTGTGCAATGAAAAGGGGGAAAGTGATTTCACAGCAAAACTGTTACGTGTAAATCATTCACAAAACTAAATTCCAATATTCCTCCTTCAAAAGTATTTTCCTTGGAACCTTGCACGTTAGTTTATATTCTGTGGTTTGACTGAAATGGTGAAGGCATTAAATTTATTAACTTCCCCTCAACAGACCAACCAACTTTACCATAACATATTTGAGGAGTGGGCACGGCCATTTCCAAATGTCAGAGTCCTTAGTGatggaacacaaaaaaatgaggtTGGTACTCTCTGAAATCTGTGTTAAAACCCCACTGTAGAATTGATTTAGCAGTCTCAGATTACTACTTACGAAATCTGCTCAAtatgttaccttttttgttatgttttgctACAATTGCACATTTTCATTCCAGGAACGCCTTGGTGCTGTAGCATGTCTTCAGCTCACAGTCAAACATTTTCGAATAGAGGACCACGTTATAGTTATCGGAGGGTAGGCATTCAATGTGAGGATGCATCTCTGCATGATACAATCCCCATTTCTGCTGGTATGCTGtgaatttaaatggattttgtaGTGCATTGTGTAATAAAGCCATTATTGAACATaagtttacaaaaaaattgtaattccCACAGGGACACCTTATTCAAGGAGGATTTCAGTCTCTCCAGATTCACGAATGAGTTTTTCCGTCGAATGGAAAAATGTGATGATAGTAATTTGGTGCTGTCCTATCAGTGTAAAGATGAGGGTgagtgaaaacaacaaaaatttcaTTATACAGTCCACCAAAGTAAgtcaattttcattttatacattttgcttCTAATGTTGGTGATTTATATCTGAGTGAGAACTGAGAACTCAGTGATGTCTGATGCTTGTTAAGGGTTGTTGCACAGTGGCACTGGTGATGATACATGAATACCAACTCTTTGTTCCTCTCCTTCACAGAGACTTTGAAGTATGGTATTCTAGAAGTGGATGAAGACCTACGGGTTTGCTACATGAAGGAGAAGCCCAACCCCTCTGAAACAAACTCACGGAGAGCAGTAAGTCACAACCTTTACCATTTCATGATTTTGCTCTGACACATTCCCATGCACTTTATAATCCAGCTGCAATATTGCGCATGTTCTATGAGAAAATAGTCACATTTACCCACATGATGCATCGTCCTTAACCATGTCGCTTTGTCTGCAGTGCCCCTGCTTTTATTTGTTCTCAAAGAAAAGCATTCCACTTCTGGATGAGTTCCTCCATGAAAAGAAGGTAAAAATGTCTTGTGATCGGTCACATTGCTACTTTTTATATCCGTGTCATGATTAAGCATaatctgtgatgctcacatttgACAGGCCAAGACTATTGAAGAGAAAGACGCACCTGGAAACTTTTTGTCTTGGCTGATACCAAGGTACTACTTCAGAAAAACATTGAATTACATCCATTTGGAttttcttatccagagtgatgtaAAATGTAGGAGAACAGAGGCTTTTATCCAATTAATATGAGCTATCATGCCAGACCTGGtcaacaacattcccagaccagtgagtaCAGATGCAACATCCCTGAATCACTTGTGCAAGTTACCTACTATAACCAAGAACCAAAATTCTGACGACATAgattatgtactgtacataacaaACTCCAAAGTGAGAAACATATAACCTCAAAAATATAACCTAAAGCCATAAAATCTCCACCTCAAATTGGTACAAAAGTGTGAGTGCTAgggggcagggatggggggctttttgtttgtgtcttgctttttttttcccgctcaagacaaaatacaaatagaTCCTTTGATTAGTGGCTTTTATTTAATCTCCATTCTTCTCCTTTCTCTGCCACCAGAAAACCTGTGTATGTTCATGAAGTATCCGGCCGATTTGATGTGGGAAACCTGCCTTCGTATATTGaatgtgacacatttttcaaagaGCGTCTTTCAGGTGTGAAATCTTACTGGCAGTAGACTATGGCTGTGGTATTGTATAGTGGTTAGGGAGTGGAGATTAATACCTCAGGAATCCAGTTTCAGTTTTCGATATGAGTTCGACATTATAACCTTCAGGCAGGTGATTAACATGCATTATCCCAAAAAAGAACAATTGTCAAATAATTGTCCTAATTCAGTAGAATCTTCAAGTATTATTTAAACTTTTCAATGAACCATAATGctgtattataaatataattgttcagtttaattttatATGAGAGAATTAAGATTTTCAAAGGCTCACTTTGACTTGTTTTTTCTTGCATAAACATTATCCAAGCACTTTCTGACAGAATGTAGTTCGGTAACAATCACTGCAGGTGCATGGACACGGCTATGCCAAGAAGCCTATCCATCGCTACCAAAAGGGTGTACTGTAATGCATGGCAGATTGTCAACAAGTTTAGGTCCTGTCTGATAAACCAAAGAATGTGgacacttttctctttctgaacaaaaacaaagatgctaGACGTGGATATGATAGTGgcattttctttgttcatttttagaaaAGTGACTATATCAGAAGGCTATTGTCACATCCTgtgaatttgcatttgattctaaacataaaaaaataatttgtttctaTGATAGGCACGAAAGCCAGTAAGAAGTTTATATCCAGTTGCTCAAATAACAGTCTTACATGGCAGTAGTTTTCACagcattgaaaataaatattttgtgtccTGAAATTTGAGTGATCGTTGACTTagttatataattatataagtATCAGTGCTCTTGGGGGGTTTAGGGGCATGGTTCCCCATaagagacattttttaaaaatcactctGAAATGGTTAATTTTGATGACCTCTGAGAGtagaaaatgattttattcaacaattacaaaatcaagggtgaatgcattttgccttaaaataaaatgtgtgattgAAGACCTCaacactaaattaaataaagatagGCGTGGAattataaaactttattttgttgaatttttaaaaaatgtatttggcaaGAGCAGGGGGAAATACTCTCATCTGGGGGACCAGCTCCAATTCTGAGGCCGGTGCCTTTGTCAAGGGCAATGGCCAGAATATACCTaacctgacatgcatgtctttaAATGTCGGAGGAAACCCATATGAACATAGGaagaacatgtaaactccacacagagtaTTCGGCTACCCGGGACTCAGACCCAGAACCTCCTTCTTGTGAAGCAGACAAGAACagtgacaacaaaaaaagaaacatagtCCACTATGTGAATttacatttcatgcattttgtttCTAATACTGGTTATTTACATCCCAATGTTTACCGTAATTAAGTCTTTGTCCGTCTGTGATCCTTTTAAGGGGTTGTTGTACAGTAGTACTGACTATGAAACATTGATGCTGACACTTTGCTGACCTCCTTCTAGCAGACCTTGAagtagattagattagattcaactttattgtcattgcacagagtacacaAGTATGGTCTATAAGTGAACACATATGGCAAGGATACAAAAAATCTGACCCTTGAGGGCAGTactactgctggttttcattttccccctctaatcaggactgatttaaacccgGGACGCCAGGTCAGTTAAATCTCTGCTCAATCAGTGGCATCAATTGATCAATTAACTATCACAtaggaaagaaaaccagcagaactACTGGCCCTttagggccagatttgagtatccctgacCTATGGATTCCCTAGGACATAGGGATGTCTTTGAATAGTGGCTTTCATTTAATCTCCACTCTTTTACCCTTGTTGCTCGACCAGAAAAGATGTGTACGCTCATGAAGTATCCGGCTGATTACATGTGGGGAAACCTGCCTACCTatactgacatttttttcaaagaggTTCTTTCAAGCGTGAAATGTTCGTAAGTGGTTAGGGAGCAGAACTTATTACCTGAAGGATACAGGTTCAGTTGTGAtgcaggggcctcatttatgaAACGGATttacgatcaattttgatctgaagtatgacttacgcagaaaaccacATACAAGTAGTTGTtcataaaacct is a window from the Anguilla anguilla isolate fAngAng1 chromosome 3, fAngAng1.pri, whole genome shotgun sequence genome containing:
- the zgc:136439 gene encoding mannose-1-phosphate guanyltransferase — its product is MKAVILAAGYGTRLQRDVENDTTGKFQHLIGIPKPMLPVGNGALISHWVNAFNTSGCVDTIFVVTNQLYHNIFEEWARPFPNVRVLSDGTQKNEERLGAVACLQLTVKHFRIEDHVIVIGGDTLFKEDFSLSRFTNEFFRRMEKCDDSNLVLSYQCKDEETLKYGILEVDEDLRVCYMKEKPNPSETNSRRACPCFYLFSKKSIPLLDEFLHEKKAKTIEEKDAPGNFLSWLIPRKPVYVHEVSGRFDVGNLPSYIECDTFFKERLSGVKSYWQ
- the osgepl1 gene encoding probable tRNA N6-adenosine threonylcarbamoyltransferase, mitochondrial isoform X3, translated to MPFIPIHHMEAHALTVRMIQSVPFPFLVLLISGGHCLLAVARDIDDFLLLGQALDEAPGDTLDKVARRLSLVKHPKCSTLSGGQAIELMAQEGNRLKFHFKSPMGQHYDCNFSFAGFRNQVTQVISKKEEDQGIQPGEILSCVSDIAAAAQYTVASHIAKRTHRAILFCKAKGLLPQNSPSLVVSGGVACNQYIRKTLQIVTDATGLDLHCPPAKLCTDNGVMIAWNGVEKLRKGKGIVAHTANIRYEPKAPFGTDITGQVKEAEIKVPPLKLKISQ
- the osgepl1 gene encoding probable tRNA N6-adenosine threonylcarbamoyltransferase, mitochondrial isoform X2; its protein translation is MLFIIKRLTFVVSGSCQSMLRRNVLLCKRACTRPLDSRLVLGIETSCDDTGAAVMDETGRILGESSHTQKDVHLKTGGIIPVVAQRLHKENIARVVQEALDKSGIAPRDLSAVATTVKPGLALSLGIGLQYSLNFIQEHKMPFIPIHHMEAHALTVRMIQSVPFPFLVLLISGGHCLLAVARDIDDFLLLGQALDEAPGDTLDKVARRLSLVKHPKCSTLSGGQAIELMAQEGNRLKFHFKSPMGQHYDCNFSFAGFRNQVTQVISKKEEDQGIQPGEILSCVSDIAAAAQYTVASHIAKRTHRAILFCKAKGLLPQNSPSLYLEEWPAISILERLCKLSQMQPDWIYTVPQQSCALTMES
- the osgepl1 gene encoding probable tRNA N6-adenosine threonylcarbamoyltransferase, mitochondrial isoform X1, with amino-acid sequence MLFIIKRLTFVVSGSCQSMLRRNVLLCKRACTRPLDSRLVLGIETSCDDTGAAVMDETGRILGESSHTQKDVHLKTGGIIPVVAQRLHKENIARVVQEALDKSGIAPRDLSAVATTVKPGLALSLGIGLQYSLNFIQEHKMPFIPIHHMEAHALTVRMIQSVPFPFLVLLISGGHCLLAVARDIDDFLLLGQALDEAPGDTLDKVARRLSLVKHPKCSTLSGGQAIELMAQEGNRLKFHFKSPMGQHYDCNFSFAGFRNQVTQVISKKEEDQGIQPGEILSCVSDIAAAAQYTVASHIAKRTHRAILFCKAKGLLPQNSPSLVVSGGVACNQYIRKTLQIVTDATGLDLHCPPAKLCTDNGVMIAWNGVEKLRKGKGIVAHTANIRYEPKAPFGTDITGQVKEAEIKVPPLKLKISQ